In Plasmodium falciparum 3D7 genome assembly, chromosome: 8, the following proteins share a genomic window:
- a CDS encoding serine/threonine protein phosphatase 2B catalytic subunit A, protein MEPLPDPKNDRQVKDVEPPPAKPLSLELLYPNGTEEPPDYKALRDHLKKEGRIRKEDCLDIIKKVIDIVSNEPNLLRLKDPITIVGDIHGQYYDLLKLLEVGGNPDHTQFLFLGDYVDRGSFSIEVLLLLYALKINFPDRIWLIRGNHECRQMTTFFNFRDECEYKYDIVVYYAFMESFDTIPLSAVINGKFLGVHGGLSPDLILLNQICSFTRFQEPPRSGIFCDILWSDPIDEDKEEHTIQTESYFPNDIRGCSYFFGYNAATTFLEKNGLLSIIRAHEAQLEGYKMHQTNLKTGFPIVITIFSAPNYCDVYNNKGAVLKFDSNTLNIQQFSFSPHPYHLPNFMNLFTWSLPFVSEKVTEMLYSLLNCSMNDTDEGINDIVLPKEVIQILNYIEENNKRINEMNFNNNDDNVQYEDNGPYINQSNNNNNNNNKDNKFDDITYDDHKKEKDKRNKISSNGNMQDNNQLYDHSEGHNNYNDEDEFFKNVKKTDTNNNNNNEEEDEEEDEEEEEDGRKTKDVGQVSKERTDTLRKKVQSVGRLMRVFRTLRKENELIVQLKGCSPGYRIPVGLLLSGKEGLENELEKFTKVKEIDSINEKRPSNE, encoded by the exons atgGAACCACTGCCTGATCCGAAGAATGATAGACAAGTGAAGGATGTTGAGCCTCCACCAGCAAAA cCGTTAAGCTTAGAACTACTATATCCAAACGGAACGGAAGAGCCACCAGATTATAAAGCTCTAAGagatcatttaaaaaaagaggGTCGCATAAGAAAAGAAGATTGTttagatataataaagaaggtGATAGATATAGTAAGCAATGAACCGAATTTATTGAGGTTAAAGGACCCAATAACAATTGTTGGAGATATTCATGGTCAGtattatgatttattaaaattattggAAGTTGGAGGTAATCCTGATCATActcaatttttatttttaggaGATTATGTCGATAGGGGTTCGTTTAGTATagaagtattattattattatatgctttaaaaataaatttccCTGATCGCATATGGTTAATACGAGGAAATCATGAATGTCGTCAAATGacaacattttttaattttagaGATGAATGTGAATATAAGTATGATATAGTAGTATATTATGCTTTTATGGAATCTTTTGATACAATTCCTTTATCAGCTGTAATAAATGGTAAATTTTTAGGAGTTCATGGTGGTTTATCTCctgatttaatattattgaatCAAATATGTTCATTTACTCGATTTCAAGAACCTCCACGTTCAGGAATTTTCTGTGACATATTATGGTCAGATCCTATTGATGAAGATAAAGAAGAGCATACCATACAAACTGAATCTTATTTTCCTAATGACATAAGAGGATGTAGTTATTTTTTTGGATACAATGCAGCAACAAcatttttagaaaaaaatggtTTATTATCAATAATACGAGCCCACGAAGCTCAGCTTGAAGGATATAAAATGCATCAGACAAATTTAAAGACTGGTTTTCCCATAGTTATAACTATATTTTCAGCTCCTAATTATTGTGatgtttataataacaaaGGTGCCGTTTTAAAATTCGATAGTAACACATTAAATATACAACAATTTAGTTTTTCACCTCATCCTTACCATTTACCTAATTTTATGAATTTATTTACATGGTCCTTACCATTTGTAAGCGAAAAAGTTACGGAAATGTTGTATTCCCTTTTAAATTGTAGTATGAATGATACGGATGAAGGGATAAACGATATCGTTTTACCTAAAGAAGTAATacaaattttaaattatattgaagaaaataataaaagaattaatgaAATGAATTTTAATAACAACGATGATAATGTACAATATGAAGATAATGGTccatatataaatcaaagtaataataataataataataataataaggataaCAAGTTTGATGATATTACTTATGATGATCataaaaaagagaaagacaaaagaaataaaatatcttCTAATGGTAATATGCAAGATAATAATCAATTATATGATCATTCAGAAggacataataattataatgatgaagatgaattcttcaaaaatgttaaaaagacagatacaaataataataataataatgaggaAGAGGACGAGGAAGAGGACGAGGAGGAGGAGGAGGATGGAAGAAAAACTAAAGATGTAGGACAAGTATCTAAAGAAAGAACGGATACTCTAAGAAAAAAAGTACAATCGGTAGGTAGACTAATGAGAGTTTTTAGAACCTTAAGgaaagaaaatgaattaatTGTGCAACTTAAAGGATGTAGTCCTGGTTATAGAATACCTGTAGGGTTATTATTAAGTGGAAAAGAGGGATTGGAAAATGAGCTCGAAAAATTTACAAAGGTTAAAGAAATTGATAGTATTAACGAAAAGAGGCCATCCaacgaataa
- a CDS encoding peptidyl-prolyl cis-trans isomerase has product MKKKKYVYLEFSINRITLGKVYFELFNDEEIKKSVDNFLSLCKGQDYHSIYSNDILSYKYCKIERIKKGKCIKSGYLRNKININDDKTYYLNNNNGGDDDGDYNSIDNIYNSLKNKMKNSKKNKYEKVECIYGNYYNKEYSKRKHTCAGLLTIVQVEDKKYSSIFKITLNKTHTYNNKNIIIGQVIKNMHILRAIEMLPTCNNGNPKVLLYISDCNEVNEAFFKKEKISSRQMYINNMFKMAAQQSVQNGLSKDNNNNNNNNNDNIINNDDDNIINNNDLLYEQQTYNHSYDNYTIGNQSHDKFKNEHINEKQRGIILLNKIFQQIDDHVKNKHKIVDYDNKNKITDHENNLKEKNEKHNTLHEGNVKNDYFHTKQTNRQKYNYFKENDEKDNQNEKQLSCRMSEKYHLTSSFDNHEKNLKKHMTERERKLLEIQMKINQSKICNHMEVKKEKMYEDRPGLINTHRFDEYTKYKYDKNVSITDVHSKGKKNKETQEGIGSLRGEQKEDIINTANGSTNNNTYVNDDDDHNNNNNNRRDKLYNTSAFHVKKIMHKKNKKKDDTYELENDTNLYKKIKFNFSINRKIYDEKKKIHGSNFYNINLLNHENTKANEYDKNKVVEFCKKQEELRSKMSRKRKEKEGIFKNYINQRNKIYNKKLDRYFNKHTLEIRNKLENPS; this is encoded by the coding sequence atgaaaaagaaaaagtatgTTTATCTCGAATTCAGCATCAACCGTATTACGCTTGGGAAAGtttattttgaattatttaatgatgaggaaataaaaaaatctgttgataattttttaagtCTATGTAAAGGCCAAGATTATCACAGTATATATTCGAATGATATTTTAAGTTATAAATATTGCAAGATCGagagaataaaaaaagggaaatgTATAAAGAGTGGatatttaagaaataaaataaatataaacgatGATAAAACGTATtatcttaataataataatggtggTGATGATGATGGTGACTATAATTctatagataatatatataattcattaaaaaataaaatgaaaaattccaaaaaaaataaatatgaaaaagtagaatgtatatatgggaattattataataaagaatatagTAAAAGAAAACATACATGTGCTGGTTTATTAACCATCGTGCAAGtagaagataaaaaatattcgtctatatttaaaataactttaaataaaacacatacatataataataaaaatattatcataggacaagttattaaaaatatgcatatattaaGAGCTATAGAAATGTTACCAACATGTAATAATGGAAACCCAAAAgttctattatatatttccgaCTGCAACGAGGTAAATGAagcattttttaaaaaagaaaaaatatccTCAAGACAAATGTATATTAATAACATGTTTAAGATGGCAGCCCAACAATCTGTACAAAATGGTTTatcaaaagataataataataataataataataataatgataatattattaataatgatgatgataatattattaataataatgatttacTATATGAACAACAAACATATAATCATTCTTATGATAACTACACTATAGGAAACCAATCTCATGACAAATTTAAGAATGAACATATTAATGAGAAACAAAGAGGAATTATAttgttaaataaaatatttcaacAAATAGATGATCatgttaaaaataaacacaAAATTGtagattatgataataaaaacaaaattacggatcatgaaaataatttaaaggaaaaaaacgaaaaacATAATACTCTTCATGAGGGGAATGTAAAGAATGATTATTTTCATACAAAACAAACGAATCGTCAAAAGTATAActattttaaagaaaatgatgaaaaagataatcaaaatgaaaaacaGTTATCTTGTCGTATGTCCGAAAAGTATCACCTAACATCGTCATTTGATAATCATGAAAAGAATCTTAAAAAACACATGACGGAAAGGGAAAGGAAGTTACTAgaaatacaaatgaaaattaACCAATCCAAAATATGTAATCACATGGAagttaaaaaagaaaaaatgtatGAGGACAGACCAGGTCTAATAAACACTCATCGTTTTGATGAGTACaccaaatataaatatgacaaAAATGTTAGTATAACGGATGTACATtcgaaaggaaaaaaaaataaagagacTCAGGAAGGTATAGGGTCTTTACGAGGTGAACAGAAGGAGGATATTATAAATACGGCAAATGGtagtacaaataataatacatatgttaatgatgatgatgatcataataataataataataatagacgAGATAAACTCTATAATACTAGCGCATTTCacgttaaaaaaataatgcataaaaaaaataagaaaaaagacGATACATACGAACTAGAAAATGATACgaatttatacaaaaaaataaaatttaatttctCAATAAacagaaaaatatatgatgagaaaaaaaaaatacatggCTCAAAtttctataatataaatttattaaatcatgaaaatacaaaagctaatgaatatgataaaaataaagttgttgaattttgtaaaaaacaAGAAGAGTTAAGAAGTAAAATGAGtaggaaaagaaaagaaaaagaaggaatcttcaaaaattatattaatcaaagaaataaaatatataataaaaagttgGATcgatattttaataaacataCACTTGAAATTAGAAACAAACTTGAAAACccatcataa
- a CDS encoding U3 small nucleolar RNA-associated protein 14, putative: MNYDEDIKRRKKKKTEKLKNTKESLSLYESNNKNILSIKNKKLLKDKKNKMKIQKMKNKYDKDDGTIKHKKGNKIISSDDKFDEDITNLYMKKSKKCMKDTMVKKKKKKMKNQNYEKDKNYIGVVMDEDEIIIDNEERIIENVNNVENDHVPYTNDSDKSDEEYSSVNFMKFLKNCNDNEREVNKKKKKKKKSTDGNHKNDDHNDDNDDDNDDDDNDDDNNDDDNNDDNDDDNNDDDNNDDDNNDDNDDDNIKKKLVHSGDQDDHHVDDDSSSVQDSYQYYALKDDMYKLSNENKEKIEFADLMYSNNNFFGQGLQKDLDFLENEQNKKKGKKRLSFIEEQKFNTTLGYVQNVKLLNKMNKAYNVIQNSSKVEFGRQKEKRGNQGEDFVNKRLVKRFLKRKEKIQPEMYDGHEESGYIDDNDDNIINNNILKRHKVDQTHLNGYGEQNEVYNKKEKKIIKREHKKEEDFTIYNFEEEIKMNLLKSKMLHISEDLLKNEKEKKRDELKKIAQLKLLLSIENRKNYYKKKIKSKSYRKYLRIKEKKEEEKIMKKLYSEHPDLVKDLMNYEKEYAEKRNLLNNIKKRKTIKTLNRYKNEQLKKEILKSIQSNKEEKNMLKKIIEKTALTEQTNEDNNMMIHDDNDDDDDDNMSEDTDEISSKDHDNMNYSDKCSNDNIKNDDDLYDKKRKKKIYDEFEKRNLLRFSFVKNAEENKRNDEIYNRRKDILKKLENRNKKNMDNTYEDNNNNNKYNVDEDNNNKYNVDEDNNNKYNVDEDNNNKYNVDEDNNNKYNVDEDNNNKYNVDEDNNNKYNVDEDNNNKYNVDEDNNNKYNVDEDNNNKYNVDEDNNNKYNVDEDNNSLDSFSSDEIIKNDEESHILFSNNKLSDYSHKELSKAKKELKNDIDFVNSLKKTDILHIDDVEDITDVISGYDEEDNEKNGNVNNDNVNNDNVNNDNVNNDNVNNDNINNDNINNDNVNNDNVNNDKEMKLLDDITSADTNVSPNEHLKGDVKDKEDIEVGSKTKKKKSQSNNTTSSSSSNNWNNNLDGEGDKEKKNKTKVIENNLKTINEVNNEHILESYCKNINVYNFENNTYEDYINPKNDDIKEDEELYELSEDEKIKDIEVNKKEWCNYNTLLELEKNKMIKEKEIIETKKNKPLHTITLHNKKDKKFDKYYVDKIPYPYDKNGYEKTLNININKEINDLSAYKQLIAPQYSNKVGNVISPLIKNPFDLANIFTLKRKNQKSKL, translated from the coding sequence atgaattatgatgaagatataaaaagaaggaaaaaaaaaaaaacagaaaaattaaaaaatactaAGGAATCGTTAAGTTTATATGAGTCAAACaataagaatattttatctatcaaaaataagaaattgttaaaagataaaaaaaataaaatgaaaattcaaaaaatgaaaaataaatatgataaagatGATGGTACTATAAAACACAAGAAGGGTAACAAAATTATCTCTTCTGATGATAAATTTGATGAGGACataacaaatttatatatgaaaaaatcaaaaaagtGTATGAAAGACACAATggtcaaaaagaaaaaaaaaaaaatgaaaaatcaaaattatgaaaaggataaaaattatataggtGTAGTTATGGATGAagatgaaataataatagataATGAAGAAAGGATTATAGAAAACGTTAATAATGTGGAGAATGATCATGTGCCTTATACAAATGATTCTGATAAAAGTGATGAGGAATATTCATCTGTAAACTTTATgaagtttttaaaaaattgtaaCGATAATGAGAGGGaagtaaataaaaagaaaaagaagaaaaaaaaatcgaCCGATGGCAATCACAAAAATGATGAccataatgatgataatgatgatgataatgatgatgatgataatgatgatgataataatgatgatgataataatgatgataatgatgatgataataatgatgatgataataatgatgatgataataatgatgataatgatgatgataatattaagaaGAAGCTTGTCCATTCTGGTGACCAAGATGATCATCATGTTGATGATGATAGTAGTAGTGTGCAAGACTCATATCAATACTATGCCTTAAAAGACGATATGTACAAACTAAGCAACgaaaacaaagaaaaaatagaatTCGCTGACCTAAtgtattcaaataataatttctttgGACAAGGTCTACAAAAAGATTTAGATTTTTTAGAGAACGAACAAAATAAGAAGAAAGGAAAGAAACGCTTATCCTTTATAGAGGAACAAAAGTTTAATACAACATTAGGATATGTGCAGAATGTAAAATtgttaaataaaatgaacaaGGCTTATAATGTTATACAAAACTCTAGCAAGGTCGAATTTGGAcgacaaaaagaaaaaagaggAAATCAAGGTGAGGATTTTGTTAACAAAAGATTAGTTAAAAGatttttaaaaaggaaagaaaaaatacagCCTGAAATGTATGATGGACATGAAGAAAGTGGGTATAtagatgataatgatgataatattattaataataatatattgaaaaggCACAAAGTTGATCAGACTCATTTAAATGGATATGGTGAACAAAACGAggtttataataaaaaggagaagaaaataataaagagagAGCATAAAAAGGAAGAGGACTTTACTATATACAATTTTGAGgaggaaataaaaatgaatttgcTTAAATCTAAAATGTTACATATATCAGaggatttattaaaaaatgaaaaagaaaagaaacgAGATGAGCTAAAGAAAATTGCTCAATTAAAACTTTTATTATCTATAGAAAATagaaagaattattataaaaaaaaaataaaatctaaatcatatagaaaatatttaaggattaaagaaaaaaaagaagaagaaaaaattatgaagaaGTTATATTCGGAGCATCCTGATTTGGTTAAAGATTTAATGAACTATGAAAAGGAATATgctgaaaaaagaaatttattaaataatataaaaaaaagaaaaacaataaaaacaCTTAATcgttataaaaatgaacaactgaaaaaagaaatcttGAAAAGTATACAAagtaataaagaagaaaaaaatatgttaaaaaaaattatagaaaaaaCGGCTTTAACCGAACAAActaatgaagataataatatgatgatacatgatgataatgatgatgatgatgatgataacatGTCAGAAGATACTGATGAGATATCTTCAAAGGATcatgataatatgaattattcGGATAAATGttcaaatgataatataaaaaatgatgacgACTTGTATgataaaaagagaaaaaaaaaaatatatgatgaatttgaaaaaagaaatttgtTAAGATTTTCGTTTGTTAAGAATgcagaagaaaataaaagaaatgatgaaatatataataggaGAAAggacatattaaaaaaattggaaaacagaaataaaaaaaatatggataatacctatgaagataataataataataacaaatataatgttgatgaagataataataataaatataatgttgatgaagataataataacaaatataatgttgatgaagataataataacaaatataatgttgatgaagataataataataaatataatgttgatgaagataataataacaaatataatgttgatgaagataataataacaaatataatgttgatgaagataataataacaaatataatgttgatgaagataataataacaaatataatgttgatgaagataataataacaaatataatgttgatgaagataataataacaaatataatgttgatgaagataataattcGTTGGATTCCTTTTCGTCagatgaaataataaagaatgaCGAAGAGAgccatattttattttctaataataaaCTTTCTGATTATAGTCATAAAGAATTATCGAAAGCTAAAaaggaattaaaaaatgatattgaTTTTGTAAATAGTTTGAAGAAAACAGACATATTGCATATTGACGATGTGGAAGATATAACAGACGTGATAAGTGGATATGACGAAGaggataatgaaaaaaatggtaatgttaataatgataatgttaataatgataatgttaataatgataatgttaataacgataatgttaataatgataatattaataatgataatattaataatgataatgttaataatgataatgttaataatgataaagaaatGAAATTGTTAGATGATATTACAAGTGCTGATACTAATGTAAGTCCTAATGAACATTTAAAAGGTGATGTTAAGGATAAAGAAGATATAGAAGTAGGTAGTAAgacaaaaaagaagaaatctCAAAGTAACAATACTactagtagtagtagtagtaataattggaataataatttagatGGAGAGGGggataaagaaaagaaaaataaaacaaaagttattgaaaataatttgAAAACTATAAATGAAGTGAACAATGAACACATCCTTGAATCctattgtaaaaatataaatgtttataactttgaaaataatacttatgaagattatataaatcctaagaatgatgatataaaagaagatgaagaattatatgaattaagtgaagatgaaaaaataaaagatattgaagttaataaaaaagaatggtGTAATTACAATACGTTATtagaattagaaaaaaataaaatgataaaagaaaaagaaataatcgaaacaaaaaaaaataaaccatTACATACTATAACACTACATAATAAGAAAGATAAAAAgtttgataaatattatgtagaCAAAATACCATAtccatatgataaaaatggatATGAAAAaactttaaatataaatataaataaagaaataaatgattTGTCAGCATATAAACAATTAATAGCACCACAATATTCAAACAAAGTAGGAAATGTAATATCTCCTTTGATTAAAAACCCATTTGATTTagcaaatatatttactttaaaaaggaaaaaccaaaaatcaaaattgtaa